The following proteins are encoded in a genomic region of Oncorhynchus masou masou isolate Uvic2021 chromosome 32, UVic_Omas_1.1, whole genome shotgun sequence:
- the LOC135527038 gene encoding small integral membrane protein 32-like produces MLRQILLNSTNAPDFDLGLAHQTHASGSVNASNGSVSMAGLLRPTDNRGGLREGGELNKPDLATYVVICLVLFLLVLLIVFFINCQLRTSFFASMPYDRSLREARTSYK; encoded by the coding sequence ATGTTGAGGCAAATCCTGCTGAATTCCACCAACGCACCGGACTTCGACTTAGGGTTGGCCCATCAGACGCACGCGTCTGGGTCCGTGAACGCATCTAACGGCTCGGTGAGCATGGCGGGCCTGCTCAGGCCCACGGATAACAGGGGAGGACTGCGGGAGGGCGGAGAGCTGAACAAACCAGACCTGGCAACCTACGTGGTGATCTGTCTAGTTCTGTTTCTGCTCGTGCTGCTCATCGTCTTCTTCATCAACTGTCAGCTGAGGACCTCCTTTTTCGCCTCCATGCCCTACGATAGGTCTCTCAGAGAGGCCCGGACATCCTACAAGTAG